A single window of Pontibacillus chungwhensis DNA harbors:
- a CDS encoding SDR family NAD(P)-dependent oxidoreductase codes for MTIFAQDALLGKHIIITGATGGIGYETAKAAVQAGAAITITGRNSETLYQLKDECIALDGRAHVLSVPADLNKREDRERIIEEAVQEIGPVDGLVNSAGKTGGGTLEDLSEEELRSTMELNFFSTVLFTQGVYEKMKKKKAGAIVNLSSLSGLRGTYGNTAYSGSKFAITAFTQSFAHEAIEHNIRVNAVCPGFVDTEMGRNSIASMGEREGRSFEEQLEVAEQGLPSGRITQPEEVANSILFLLSEAAENIVGESMKISGGGVMR; via the coding sequence ATGACCATTTTCGCACAAGACGCTTTACTAGGAAAGCATATCATCATTACAGGAGCCACGGGTGGAATCGGCTATGAAACTGCTAAAGCAGCGGTGCAAGCTGGTGCTGCCATTACGATCACGGGGCGGAATTCTGAAACACTCTATCAATTGAAAGACGAATGCATCGCACTTGATGGTCGCGCTCATGTCTTAAGTGTTCCTGCTGATTTAAATAAACGTGAAGACCGGGAACGGATCATAGAAGAAGCTGTACAAGAGATTGGACCAGTGGACGGATTGGTTAATTCAGCTGGTAAAACAGGCGGTGGGACGTTGGAAGACCTCTCAGAGGAAGAGCTACGTTCTACAATGGAGTTAAACTTCTTCTCCACAGTCTTATTCACCCAGGGAGTATATGAAAAGATGAAAAAGAAGAAAGCAGGGGCTATTGTAAACCTCTCATCTTTATCAGGGCTTCGGGGTACGTATGGAAACACGGCATATAGTGGATCAAAATTTGCAATAACGGCCTTTACTCAATCATTTGCTCACGAAGCGATTGAACACAATATACGAGTGAATGCTGTGTGCCCTGGATTTGTAGATACAGAAATGGGAAGAAACTCGATTGCTTCTATGGGAGAACGCGAAGGAAGAAGCTTCGAAGAACAACTTGAAGTCGCTGAACAAGGTCTTCCTTCTGGCCGTATTACACAACCGGAAGAAGTAGCAAACTCTATTCTGTTTTTACTGAGTGAAGCTGCGGAGAATATTGTAGGAGAATCTATGAAAATTTCCGGTGGGGGCGTGATGAGATAA
- a CDS encoding Fur family transcriptional regulator, giving the protein MNSTKALNVLKDHGYKHTKQRKKLLDLFDQYDAYVSVKDLFEVFRLDFPGASYDTVYRNLYTLAEIGILETTTLDGEKHFRFHCDTHGHHHHFICTSCGKTSPINLCPVEDVVSTLPGHQIENHKFEVYGKCPSCV; this is encoded by the coding sequence ATGAATTCCACTAAAGCTCTCAATGTATTAAAGGATCATGGGTATAAACATACGAAGCAACGTAAGAAATTATTAGATTTATTTGATCAATATGATGCTTACGTGTCTGTTAAAGATCTTTTTGAAGTCTTCCGTCTCGATTTCCCGGGTGCCAGTTATGATACTGTTTATCGAAATTTATATACGCTTGCTGAAATTGGAATTTTAGAAACGACAACGCTTGACGGAGAAAAGCATTTTCGGTTTCATTGTGATACGCACGGACACCACCATCATTTTATTTGCACAAGCTGTGGTAAGACGAGCCCGATTAACTTGTGTCCGGTTGAAGATGTGGTATCTACACTACCTGGACATCAGATTGAAAATCATAAGTTTGAAGTGTATGGAAAATGCCCTTCATGTGTTTAA
- a CDS encoding NADPH:quinone oxidoreductase family protein, translating into MTFRALLAMKEEEKVTTKVVEREESDLPEGDVTIEVAYSSVNYKDGLATNAKAKVVRDYPIVPGIDLAGKVTSSNDDRYKEGDHVIVTSYELGVAHDGGFSEYARVPGDWVVPLPEGMSLREAMTFGTAGFTAALSVHRLEQNGLTPDDGPVLVSGATGGVGSMAVAMLAKKGYHVVGSTGKESEHDYLKSIGAKEVISREEVTPEKVRPLQKQTWAAAVDPVGGKPLASVLASIQYGGSVAVSGLTAGVEVPTTVMPFILRGVDLLGIDSVYCPMEMRKQVWDRLATDLKPDQMNEIENEISLEQLPQTLEDILQNKVKGRTIVKM; encoded by the coding sequence ATGACATTCCGTGCTTTATTAGCTATGAAAGAAGAAGAGAAGGTCACAACAAAAGTCGTTGAAAGAGAAGAATCAGATTTACCTGAAGGGGATGTGACTATAGAAGTTGCTTATTCCAGTGTGAATTATAAAGATGGTTTAGCAACGAATGCGAAAGCGAAAGTTGTGCGGGATTATCCGATTGTTCCTGGTATTGATTTAGCAGGTAAGGTTACATCTTCAAATGATGATCGTTATAAAGAAGGAGATCACGTTATTGTAACAAGCTATGAGCTTGGCGTGGCTCACGACGGAGGATTCAGTGAATATGCACGTGTTCCCGGTGATTGGGTCGTTCCATTACCTGAAGGGATGTCACTCCGCGAGGCGATGACATTTGGTACAGCCGGATTCACAGCTGCATTATCCGTCCACCGCTTAGAACAAAATGGGTTAACACCAGATGATGGACCCGTCCTTGTGAGCGGTGCGACTGGGGGCGTTGGAAGTATGGCTGTAGCAATGCTTGCAAAGAAAGGATATCACGTAGTCGGTTCTACCGGAAAAGAATCAGAGCATGATTACTTGAAATCAATTGGAGCAAAAGAAGTGATTTCACGCGAAGAAGTAACGCCTGAAAAAGTGCGCCCACTTCAAAAGCAAACATGGGCGGCTGCTGTAGATCCTGTTGGGGGTAAACCACTTGCGAGTGTGTTGGCATCTATTCAATATGGTGGTTCTGTAGCTGTGAGTGGCCTAACAGCTGGTGTAGAAGTTCCGACAACGGTGATGCCGTTCATTTTACGAGGTGTAGACCTTCTAGGAATTGACTCGGTATATTGTCCGATGGAAATGCGTAAACAAGTTTGGGATCGCCTGGCTACTGATCTGAAACCAGATCAAATGAATGAAATTGAGAATGAGATTTCTTTAGAACAACTTCCTCAGACGCTTGAAGATATCCTTCAAAACAAAGTTAAAGGACGTACGATTGTAAAAATGTAA
- a CDS encoding RNA polymerase sigma factor, with translation MKERDYDLYLKVLEGDKQALEEIYDKYEKLLYSFAYKTCGQKEMSEEVMQEVFIKIWTQKATYDEAKGKFSSWIITVARYTAIDVLRKKENQNYALDEEWDATNEQEPSVEDLVEWKERGSMIRQAMKQLPKEQKKIVTLFYFKGWTQQRIAEGLDVSLGTVKSRIRLALKRLKKELATIEEKGGVSDA, from the coding sequence ATGAAGGAGCGGGACTATGATCTTTATCTAAAGGTCTTAGAAGGCGATAAACAAGCGCTCGAAGAGATCTATGATAAATACGAAAAGTTACTCTACTCCTTTGCCTATAAGACTTGCGGGCAAAAGGAGATGTCGGAAGAAGTTATGCAAGAAGTCTTTATAAAAATTTGGACACAAAAGGCAACATACGATGAGGCGAAAGGGAAATTCTCATCATGGATCATTACAGTAGCCAGATATACGGCTATTGATGTGTTACGTAAAAAAGAAAATCAAAATTATGCTTTAGATGAAGAGTGGGATGCAACAAATGAACAGGAGCCTTCTGTTGAGGACCTCGTGGAATGGAAAGAGAGAGGAAGTATGATCAGGCAAGCTATGAAGCAACTTCCGAAAGAACAGAAGAAAATTGTCACATTATTTTACTTTAAAGGCTGGACCCAACAACGAATTGCGGAAGGTTTAGATGTATCTTTAGGTACGGTGAAGAGTCGAATTAGGCTAGCTTTAAAAAGACTAAAAAAAGAGCTGGCCACCATCGAAGAGAAGGGGGGTGTGAGTGATGCCTAA
- a CDS encoding hybrid sensor histidine kinase/response regulator has product MKFKDHSTYSLTRWVWNNFLKVALIPLLVVEIAFVGIYFVANEWSKNEMVDMIKDEAEDDMKESASREAEVVSNHVQSISNATEMYRDEIKGTLKEPAEMDGVDQNRLKQTDEGVLYTDKDRPDGGAGIFYSNLEKQDEGKIAQLLRKQDLMAHIYESQPLAASIYFNTYDSLNIIYPFVDGMEGMFDADLYIPDFLFYRRAMEDLNKERNQLWTTAYLDPARNDWVSSSIAPVYIGDRLEGVVGIDVTIRTIAEDILDLDLPWEGVGMLVQDDAEILALTEKGEDLLGIEELTDHQYDGTYKGDVFKPGPFNMFNHSHTKSLATVLVGQEDGLITMDWKGEKKLAAWSTVEGTGWRYLIFVDESAIYKDVYTMNQKLVQIGALMIVGLILFYIIFFVLLYRNSRYVSQTISKPLVEMNEMVTDIGQGNYYQRRRAFDIKELDETSKSIIEMGQNLGMSNKALREAQEEVRSKEGDLRALVMSIDDVVMQLDRDGTYLNVWTNDEGKLSKPRNELLKMTISQVFSEEESRVFMETIESVSETGKAENIEYVIDTLSGKRWFQGRIAPIIDATGDYQQFVLTARDITPLKEMEKSLRDAKEEAERASQAKSDFLSSMSHELRTPMNAILGFAQLLQYDTDHTLSATQDESVEEIIKAGNHLLTIINDILDLARVESGKLSISIEPVEIAPVIDEVMSITQPLANKRGIKLIGADSPCKHQFVYADRTRLKQVLLNLMSNAVKYNREGGEITFSCYVQEGQVSFSVQDTGIGIAEDEIESIFEPFTRVPSDDIVEGTGIGLTLSKQLISLMNGSISVISESDKGSTFWIELPLVEMNEQLTGHWEDSQISPILQFEGQKKVLYVEDNPANLNLVRRILETYEQIELISSTTGEMGIDLAQAHEPDLILIDLNLPGIDGFTVLSRLKELKETKDLPVVAISANAMPRDIEKGLVAGFDDYLTKPIQVGKFMKMVETHLFKDADQDT; this is encoded by the coding sequence ATGAAGTTTAAGGACCACTCGACCTATTCGTTAACACGATGGGTTTGGAATAACTTTTTAAAAGTTGCTTTAATCCCTTTGCTCGTAGTAGAGATTGCGTTTGTAGGGATCTACTTTGTAGCCAACGAATGGTCAAAAAATGAAATGGTAGATATGATTAAAGATGAAGCTGAAGATGATATGAAGGAGTCTGCCTCGAGAGAAGCAGAAGTAGTCTCTAACCATGTTCAGTCAATCTCTAATGCTACAGAAATGTATAGGGACGAAATAAAAGGGACCCTGAAGGAACCTGCCGAGATGGATGGTGTTGATCAGAATCGTTTAAAACAAACAGATGAAGGTGTTCTATATACAGATAAGGATCGCCCAGACGGTGGAGCTGGCATTTTCTACAGTAACTTAGAAAAGCAAGATGAAGGAAAAATAGCTCAGTTACTAAGAAAGCAAGATTTAATGGCCCACATCTATGAATCACAGCCTCTAGCGGCTTCTATTTATTTCAATACGTATGATTCCCTTAATATTATTTATCCTTTTGTAGACGGAATGGAAGGCATGTTTGATGCAGACCTTTATATACCTGACTTCTTGTTCTACAGAAGAGCTATGGAGGACCTTAATAAAGAGCGCAACCAGTTATGGACAACCGCTTACCTAGACCCAGCAAGGAATGATTGGGTTTCATCTTCGATAGCACCTGTCTATATCGGAGATCGCCTCGAAGGTGTTGTAGGGATTGACGTAACAATTCGAACAATTGCAGAGGACATCCTAGATCTTGATCTTCCGTGGGAAGGGGTGGGCATGCTCGTTCAAGACGATGCAGAAATTCTCGCTTTAACTGAAAAAGGTGAAGATTTGTTAGGAATTGAAGAACTGACAGATCATCAATATGATGGAACCTATAAAGGGGATGTCTTTAAGCCAGGTCCATTTAACATGTTTAACCACTCTCATACAAAGTCTTTAGCGACCGTGTTAGTCGGTCAGGAAGACGGGTTAATCACAATGGATTGGAAAGGTGAGAAAAAACTAGCAGCCTGGTCTACTGTTGAAGGAACAGGTTGGCGGTATTTAATATTTGTAGATGAGTCGGCCATCTATAAAGATGTGTACACAATGAATCAGAAATTAGTTCAAATCGGAGCTCTTATGATTGTGGGACTTATTCTGTTCTATATAATCTTCTTTGTCCTTTTATACCGAAATTCGCGATACGTTAGCCAGACCATATCAAAACCTCTTGTTGAAATGAATGAGATGGTAACGGATATAGGGCAAGGCAATTACTATCAACGAAGGAGAGCTTTTGATATAAAAGAGCTTGATGAAACCTCTAAGAGCATTATTGAAATGGGCCAAAACCTTGGTATGTCGAATAAAGCATTGAGGGAAGCACAAGAAGAGGTCCGTTCTAAAGAAGGAGATCTCAGAGCGCTTGTGATGTCCATTGACGATGTAGTGATGCAACTAGACCGGGACGGTACCTATTTGAATGTTTGGACGAATGATGAGGGGAAGCTTTCTAAACCGAGGAACGAACTCCTCAAAATGACGATTAGTCAAGTTTTTTCAGAAGAAGAATCAAGGGTATTCATGGAAACGATTGAGTCAGTGAGTGAAACTGGAAAAGCTGAAAATATTGAATATGTCATTGATACATTGAGTGGGAAAAGATGGTTCCAAGGTAGAATAGCGCCCATTATTGATGCAACAGGTGACTATCAACAGTTTGTGCTCACAGCAAGAGATATTACCCCATTGAAAGAAATGGAGAAATCACTCCGGGATGCGAAAGAGGAAGCAGAGCGTGCAAGTCAAGCGAAATCTGATTTTCTATCCAGTATGAGTCACGAATTACGTACACCTATGAATGCCATACTCGGATTTGCGCAGCTCCTTCAATATGATACGGACCATACGTTAAGTGCAACACAAGATGAAAGCGTGGAAGAAATTATTAAAGCGGGTAATCATCTGCTCACGATTATTAACGATATATTAGATTTAGCCAGAGTAGAGTCAGGGAAACTATCGATCTCAATAGAGCCCGTTGAGATCGCCCCCGTTATTGACGAAGTGATGAGTATTACGCAACCTCTTGCTAATAAAAGAGGAATTAAGCTAATTGGCGCTGATTCACCTTGTAAACACCAATTTGTATATGCTGATCGGACCAGGTTGAAACAAGTGCTCCTCAATTTAATGTCCAATGCTGTTAAATACAATCGAGAAGGTGGAGAAATTACGTTTTCATGCTACGTCCAAGAAGGGCAAGTTTCTTTCTCTGTTCAAGATACAGGGATTGGAATAGCGGAAGATGAAATAGAATCTATTTTTGAACCGTTTACCAGAGTTCCAAGTGACGATATCGTGGAAGGAACCGGTATAGGTTTAACCTTGTCCAAACAGCTCATATCCTTAATGAATGGTTCGATTTCAGTAATAAGCGAATCTGACAAAGGAAGTACATTTTGGATTGAACTTCCTTTAGTGGAGATGAACGAACAATTAACCGGTCACTGGGAAGATTCCCAAATTTCTCCTATTTTGCAATTTGAAGGTCAGAAGAAAGTGTTATATGTAGAAGATAATCCTGCTAACTTGAATTTAGTCAGACGAATTCTTGAGACGTATGAACAAATTGAACTGATTTCTTCGACAACAGGGGAGATGGGAATTGACCTGGCGCAAGCTCATGAGCCTGATCTTATCCTGATTGACCTCAACTTACCAGGTATTGATGGATTCACAGTCTTGTCCCGCCTAAAAGAATTAAAAGAAACGAAAGACCTACCAGTGGTGGCTATAAGTGCGAACGCTATGCCTCGAGATATAGAGAAAGGACTTGTTGCTGGTTTTGACGATTACCTAACAAAACCTATTCAGGTAGGGAAGTTTATGAAGATGGTTGAAACACACCTATTTAAAGACGCTGACCAAGACACTTAA
- a CDS encoding TetR/AcrR family transcriptional regulator codes for MKKREQQRREQLLQATFEAVADKGYSTVTLQDISTYAGVSKGVTNYYFKNKEDVFANLLEWLTQKIYQKEASAVQEAESAEEKLQAYVNAVFVGPKENDQFYKVYLDFLSYVPKIPRFQEINQHFYSNCFEIGKSIILRGKEEGIFLSVNSDQGAKAIRSLIDGCILQWLMAGDHQLHEYYKTLCSESIYRLLND; via the coding sequence ATGAAAAAGCGAGAACAACAACGAAGAGAACAATTACTGCAAGCCACATTTGAAGCAGTAGCCGATAAAGGATATAGCACCGTGACTTTGCAAGATATCTCCACTTATGCCGGCGTCAGTAAAGGCGTAACAAATTATTATTTCAAGAACAAAGAAGATGTATTTGCTAACCTTTTAGAATGGTTAACTCAGAAAATTTACCAAAAAGAAGCAAGCGCTGTTCAAGAAGCTGAGTCAGCCGAGGAAAAACTACAAGCTTATGTGAATGCTGTTTTTGTTGGTCCAAAAGAAAACGATCAGTTTTATAAGGTCTATTTAGATTTTTTGTCTTATGTACCTAAAATACCCCGTTTTCAAGAAATCAATCAGCATTTCTATTCCAATTGCTTTGAAATTGGAAAGTCCATTATTCTAAGAGGAAAGGAAGAAGGGATCTTTCTAAGCGTTAATTCCGACCAAGGAGCCAAAGCCATCCGAAGTCTAATTGATGGCTGTATTTTACAATGGCTTATGGCAGGAGACCATCAGCTACACGAGTATTACAAAACACTATGTTCTGAGTCTATTTACCGGTTATTAAACGACTAA
- a CDS encoding metal ABC transporter solute-binding protein, Zn/Mn family — protein MHKRIFTWGSIILLLVLAACGNGEGKSASGEGKEESGKLKIYTTLYPLQDFVERIGGEHVEVESILPAGANPHTFEPTTKMMVELAKADAFIYNGANLEAYATKISESIEDEGVQILEASNGVELLTHVHDHAEETQESENHTEESHEEHGHEDEDKDEHEGESHKEEGHEGHDHGDEDPHVWLDPIRAITLAENIKDQLVELDPDSKEDFEANFEDLKEELTELDQTFHSKLESADSNKILVSHAAYGYWEKAYGIEQIAISGLSPTNEPSQKQLETIIEKSKKNNINTILFEQNVTPKVASVIQKEMNADLKRIHNLSVLTKEDLEADEDYFSLMNHNLEVLLDVLNN, from the coding sequence ATGCATAAACGAATTTTTACATGGGGTTCCATTATTCTGTTACTGGTTCTTGCAGCTTGTGGAAATGGAGAGGGGAAAAGCGCATCAGGAGAAGGGAAAGAAGAATCTGGTAAACTAAAAATCTATACCACTTTATATCCATTACAAGATTTTGTGGAGAGAATTGGCGGAGAACATGTTGAAGTAGAGTCAATCTTACCAGCAGGGGCGAATCCTCATACATTTGAGCCAACGACTAAGATGATGGTGGAACTAGCAAAGGCAGATGCCTTTATTTACAACGGGGCCAACTTAGAAGCCTATGCCACTAAAATCTCAGAATCAATCGAAGATGAAGGGGTTCAAATCTTAGAAGCTTCAAATGGGGTTGAGTTATTAACTCATGTACATGATCACGCCGAGGAGACTCAGGAGAGTGAAAACCATACAGAAGAAAGTCACGAAGAGCATGGTCATGAGGATGAGGATAAAGATGAACATGAAGGTGAAAGTCATAAAGAAGAAGGCCATGAAGGTCATGACCATGGGGATGAGGATCCTCACGTGTGGCTTGATCCAATACGGGCCATTACATTAGCGGAGAACATTAAAGACCAACTAGTAGAATTAGATCCGGATTCTAAAGAAGATTTTGAAGCTAATTTCGAAGATTTGAAGGAAGAACTAACTGAATTAGATCAAACGTTCCACTCAAAATTAGAATCAGCTGATTCTAATAAAATACTAGTTTCTCATGCAGCTTATGGGTACTGGGAAAAAGCGTATGGGATTGAGCAGATTGCCATATCAGGGTTGTCACCTACAAATGAGCCATCACAGAAGCAATTAGAGACTATTATAGAAAAGTCAAAGAAAAATAATATCAATACTATTCTGTTCGAACAAAATGTAACACCTAAAGTGGCATCTGTTATTCAAAAAGAAATGAATGCAGATCTGAAGCGAATTCACAATTTGTCTGTCCTCACAAAAGAAGACTTAGAGGCAGATGAGGATTACTTTAGTTTAATGAACCATAATTTAGAAGTATTGCTTGATGTGTTAAACAATTAA
- a CDS encoding LytR/AlgR family response regulator transcription factor: MKYRVLIADDQDASRKLLKQMVEKIAGDAFEVIDEATDGEQLVEKVILSEPDLVLCDIEMPKQKGNEAIRACKEVKSDLQFIFTTAYDTFAVEAFNLNAVDYVMKPIQINRLLLALERAKKSLRHLKNDSQEEPKQREYQRIPIRFNRSLYYVQIDDILFIEKSDRKAVIHTSYEQYSSPETLEYFMEYLDDKFVQSHRSFIINLERISRIQTSGKSYLVYFHGYEEPAQISKQNIQRIQHLMNNFL; this comes from the coding sequence ATGAAATACCGAGTATTAATAGCAGATGATCAAGATGCTTCACGTAAACTTTTGAAACAAATGGTTGAGAAGATCGCAGGAGATGCGTTTGAGGTTATAGATGAAGCGACAGATGGAGAGCAGCTAGTAGAGAAGGTTATTCTTAGTGAACCTGACCTGGTTTTATGTGATATTGAGATGCCGAAGCAAAAAGGGAACGAAGCCATTCGTGCTTGCAAGGAAGTAAAATCGGATCTTCAATTTATTTTTACAACTGCATATGACACATTTGCTGTAGAAGCATTCAATTTAAATGCGGTGGATTATGTCATGAAGCCTATTCAAATTAATCGTCTGCTTCTTGCATTAGAGAGAGCCAAAAAAAGCTTGCGTCATCTTAAAAATGATTCACAAGAAGAGCCTAAGCAACGGGAATATCAACGAATACCTATTCGTTTCAATCGTTCCCTGTATTACGTTCAAATTGATGATATTTTATTTATTGAGAAGAGTGATCGAAAAGCGGTTATACATACGTCGTATGAACAATACTCATCTCCTGAAACATTGGAGTATTTCATGGAGTACCTCGATGATAAGTTTGTTCAGTCCCATCGGTCGTTTATTATTAACTTGGAGCGAATTTCGAGAATCCAAACTTCTGGAAAGAGCTATCTTGTGTACTTTCATGGCTATGAAGAACCAGCCCAAATATCAAAACAAAACATTCAGCGCATCCAACACCTAATGAACAATTTCTTGTAA
- a CDS encoding metalloregulator ArsR/SmtB family transcription factor produces MQLDKVVHFHKVVGDPTRIRIISLLKQGPLHGQAIANKLGLKPPTITHHVGKLKQIGIVYQRRDKNTIYFYLDQKKLEYSANAILQIGEVTNVRPDMQVEEKDKLSIVKNFFTPQGTLKQIPSQRKKKLVVLAYMIRGIETGRLYEEKEINEYIKEFHEDYATIRREWVMNHFMYRENNQYELNPKEMWPLQF; encoded by the coding sequence ATGCAATTAGATAAAGTGGTCCACTTTCATAAGGTGGTAGGAGACCCTACGAGGATACGAATTATCTCCCTTCTTAAACAAGGTCCCCTGCACGGGCAAGCGATTGCCAATAAGTTAGGATTAAAGCCACCAACCATCACACATCACGTAGGAAAGTTGAAGCAAATAGGAATTGTTTATCAACGTAGAGATAAAAATACGATTTACTTTTATTTGGATCAGAAAAAGCTAGAATATAGCGCCAACGCCATTTTACAAATCGGGGAGGTGACAAATGTGCGACCTGATATGCAAGTTGAAGAGAAAGATAAGCTATCCATCGTGAAGAATTTCTTTACTCCTCAAGGAACGCTTAAGCAAATTCCGAGCCAACGAAAGAAGAAGCTCGTAGTCTTGGCTTATATGATCCGAGGTATAGAGACAGGGAGACTGTATGAAGAGAAAGAAATTAATGAGTATATTAAGGAATTCCACGAAGATTATGCAACCATTCGACGTGAGTGGGTAATGAATCATTTTATGTATCGTGAGAATAATCAGTATGAACTTAATCCTAAGGAAATGTGGCCGCTACAATTTTAA
- a CDS encoding MFS transporter has translation MHKRLKQSYRKVFTAGIINGIGDRFNQVAVLAMVLSITGSGVAVGGALAIRIIPYLFFSPLGGWLSTVFSLKRIMVVTDLVRILFALSLLLVDGSKDLWIVYTVLFLLAGSEAIYQPVRRTYLSRHMDKEDLLRVNKLEQVLLGIVLIMGSAVGGVVSYLFSPQLVFIINAFTFLLAALILLTLHETKVIISSSKETVLSVIKCGWKVTMEHSLFRKLFLIEASISAADGIFNVLISVYAYQRFQMGDIGIGLFYGALGLGLVLSMWFPIGKKNVLMPFAIVTIFMEGLFQILLSQVNGFHYALLLFSFISLSGGIGKGAMDTILMKQLPKESQGPVYSLFDMVSNVVMGMSMFVTGIMLTLYPSPVMGSIAGGIFIIVSFAGFYGLHRDQSFQGVRVQDKGIEK, from the coding sequence GTGCATAAACGTTTAAAACAATCGTATAGAAAAGTTTTTACTGCAGGAATCATTAATGGAATAGGAGATCGTTTTAACCAAGTAGCTGTGTTAGCGATGGTTTTGTCGATTACTGGTTCAGGTGTCGCGGTGGGAGGTGCACTGGCGATTCGAATTATTCCTTACTTATTCTTCTCCCCATTAGGAGGATGGCTTTCGACTGTTTTCTCTTTAAAGAGAATCATGGTGGTTACCGATCTTGTGAGAATTTTGTTTGCTTTATCTTTATTGCTGGTAGATGGCTCCAAGGATCTATGGATTGTGTATACGGTTCTGTTTCTTTTAGCGGGTTCAGAAGCCATCTATCAACCTGTCAGACGCACCTATCTATCGCGACATATGGATAAGGAAGATTTACTGCGTGTAAACAAACTAGAGCAAGTTCTACTAGGAATTGTTTTAATTATGGGGTCTGCAGTGGGTGGGGTAGTATCCTATCTTTTTAGTCCGCAGCTCGTGTTTATTATAAATGCGTTTACCTTTTTGTTAGCTGCTCTCATTCTTTTAACGTTGCATGAAACCAAAGTCATCATCTCATCTTCAAAAGAAACGGTGCTTTCTGTTATAAAATGTGGATGGAAAGTAACAATGGAGCATTCTTTATTCCGCAAATTGTTTTTGATAGAAGCTTCGATCTCAGCAGCTGATGGAATTTTTAATGTGCTTATAAGTGTGTATGCGTATCAACGCTTTCAAATGGGGGATATAGGAATTGGCCTCTTTTATGGAGCTCTAGGATTAGGGCTTGTTTTAAGTATGTGGTTTCCAATTGGGAAGAAAAACGTTTTAATGCCTTTTGCTATCGTAACCATTTTTATGGAAGGGCTGTTTCAAATTCTGTTAAGTCAGGTAAATGGATTTCACTATGCATTGCTTCTTTTTTCATTTATTTCTTTAAGTGGAGGGATTGGGAAAGGGGCAATGGATACGATCCTTATGAAGCAACTGCCTAAAGAGAGTCAGGGACCTGTTTATTCATTGTTTGATATGGTATCAAATGTGGTGATGGGAATGTCAATGTTTGTTACTGGGATTATGCTGACTCTCTATCCTTCTCCTGTAATGGGAAGTATTGCGGGGGGCATTTTTATTATTGTCTCGTTTGCTGGCTTTTATGGGCTACACCGAGATCAATCTTTTCAAGGAGTACGTGTACAAGACAAGGGGATTGAAAAATAA
- a CDS encoding sporulation protein, which yields MFKKFMASLGVGAAKVDTQLEKERFAAGEEVRGKVVMKGGNAEQQIDRIHLFLMTEVVKEVDDRKVREEEIIHRFNIAESFTLKEGEDKEIDFSFTLPLNTPASFGRLPIWFQTGLDIPMAVDPKDRDFIHVDPSESVQTILTALQHELGFSLRKVEMEEARRGHIVQEFEFLPGGRFSGDLDELEAVFFPQDDGVEIVLEVDRRAKGLGGLLAEALDADESHVRTHLSNTDLSKGERSVANQLEQLIERFSK from the coding sequence ATGTTTAAGAAATTTATGGCAAGTCTTGGGGTAGGGGCAGCTAAAGTAGATACACAATTAGAAAAGGAGCGTTTCGCAGCCGGTGAAGAAGTTCGAGGCAAGGTTGTGATGAAAGGTGGAAATGCAGAGCAACAAATCGATCGGATTCATTTATTCCTTATGACTGAAGTAGTGAAAGAGGTGGACGATCGTAAAGTACGCGAGGAAGAAATCATTCATCGTTTTAACATTGCGGAATCTTTCACATTAAAAGAAGGGGAGGATAAAGAAATTGACTTTTCTTTCACTCTTCCTTTAAATACACCTGCAAGTTTTGGCCGTCTACCAATCTGGTTCCAAACAGGATTAGATATTCCGATGGCTGTCGATCCTAAAGACCGAGATTTTATCCATGTGGACCCTTCTGAATCGGTTCAGACGATTTTGACCGCATTACAACATGAACTAGGCTTTTCGTTACGCAAAGTGGAAATGGAAGAAGCACGACGTGGCCATATTGTTCAAGAATTTGAATTTCTCCCTGGAGGTCGCTTCAGCGGGGACCTTGATGAACTTGAAGCGGTGTTCTTCCCGCAAGACGATGGCGTAGAGATTGTGTTAGAAGTGGACCGCCGTGCTAAAGGGCTTGGAGGGTTGCTGGCTGAAGCGCTAGATGCAGATGAAAGTCATGTTCGAACCCATCTTTCGAATACAGATCTATCAAAAGGAGAACGATCTGTAGCCAACCAGCTAGAGCAATTGATCGAGCGTTTTTCAAAATAA